One segment of Acidovorax sp. DW039 DNA contains the following:
- a CDS encoding DUF6139 family protein, with protein sequence MRVDIYRRAEAEGKFSHLAVPEGRPIPEEATNTDWKREVTGQDLDDARERWEEYGIHQPAAQMREKGYAITSLGDMTR encoded by the coding sequence ATGCGCGTGGACATCTACCGCCGAGCCGAGGCCGAGGGCAAGTTCTCCCACCTTGCAGTGCCCGAGGGCCGCCCCATTCCTGAAGAAGCCACCAACACCGACTGGAAGCGTGAAGTCACCGGGCAAGATCTGGACGACGCCCGTGAGCGCTGGGAGGAGTACGGCATCCACCAGCCCGCCGCGCAGATGCGTGAAAAGGGCTACGCCATTACCAGCCTTGGCGACATGACGCGGTGA
- the glgB gene encoding 1,4-alpha-glucan branching protein GlgB, whose amino-acid sequence MQASPPQNAFTAHDAYLFREGTHARLYQGLGCHLRRGDHAGADVAVWAPNAAAVSVIGDWNGWNGDADPLCPRPDDSGVWEGHVPGMAHGHAYKFRIITKSGEWLDKADPLAVYAEQPPATASRAWALDYDWGDSLWMGSRGARNALDAPMSIYEVHAGSWRRHDGSFLGYRELAHALADYVAEMGFTHVELMPITEHPFYGSWGYQTTGYFAPTARYGTPQDFMYLVDHLHQRGIGVLLDWVPSHFPTDAHGLASFDGTHLYEHADPRQGYHPEWNSAIFNYGRHEVRSFLVSSGLFWLDKYHLDGLRVDAVASMLYLDYARQQGEWIPNRHGGRENLEAIEFLRHLNRALYRDHPDTVSIAEESTAWPMVSRPLEMNGLGFGMKWNMGWMHDSLAYMKEDPVHRRYHHHKLTFSMVYAFNENFVLPLSHDEVVYGKGSLIRKMPGDDWQQFANLRALLGLMWTHPGKKLLFMGGEFAQRSEWTHEGELDWGSLHWGRHRGMQELVKALNRVYRDEPALHQVDFAAEGFAWVEPDDTTHSVMAFLRKPRANENHAAPVLVVCNFTPVPRENYLVGVPEAGWWQEILNTDATEFGGAGWGNLGGAHTSPVRSHHWTQSLCLTLPPLSTLVLKPQRQAVESSVPAADVPVALPPQPPISAPAHAVA is encoded by the coding sequence GTGCAGGCATCGCCCCCCCAGAACGCATTCACGGCGCACGACGCCTATCTTTTTCGGGAGGGAACGCACGCGCGCCTGTATCAGGGCCTGGGGTGCCACTTGCGTCGGGGCGATCATGCGGGAGCCGATGTGGCCGTGTGGGCGCCCAACGCTGCAGCGGTGTCTGTCATTGGCGACTGGAACGGATGGAACGGCGATGCCGACCCCTTGTGTCCCCGCCCCGACGACAGCGGTGTATGGGAAGGGCATGTGCCCGGCATGGCCCATGGCCACGCCTACAAATTTCGCATCATCACGAAAAGCGGTGAGTGGCTGGACAAGGCCGATCCGTTGGCGGTGTATGCCGAACAGCCCCCTGCCACCGCATCACGCGCCTGGGCGCTGGACTATGACTGGGGCGACAGCCTGTGGATGGGCAGCCGCGGGGCGCGCAACGCGCTGGATGCTCCCATGTCCATCTACGAGGTGCATGCAGGCTCCTGGCGACGGCATGACGGGAGCTTTCTGGGTTACCGCGAGCTGGCCCACGCCCTGGCGGATTACGTGGCGGAGATGGGCTTTACGCACGTGGAGCTGATGCCCATTACCGAGCACCCTTTCTACGGCTCGTGGGGCTACCAGACCACCGGTTACTTTGCCCCCACCGCCCGCTACGGAACGCCGCAGGATTTCATGTACCTTGTGGACCACCTGCACCAGCGCGGCATTGGTGTGCTGCTGGACTGGGTGCCGTCGCACTTCCCCACCGATGCGCATGGCCTGGCGAGCTTTGACGGCACGCACCTGTACGAACATGCCGACCCGCGCCAGGGCTACCACCCCGAGTGGAACTCGGCCATTTTCAACTACGGGCGGCACGAGGTGCGCAGCTTTCTCGTGTCGTCCGGCCTGTTCTGGCTGGACAAGTACCACCTGGACGGCCTGCGCGTGGACGCGGTGGCATCCATGCTGTATCTGGACTACGCGCGCCAGCAGGGCGAATGGATACCCAACCGCCACGGCGGTCGCGAGAACCTGGAGGCGATTGAGTTTTTGCGGCACCTCAACCGCGCGCTTTACCGCGACCACCCCGACACCGTGAGCATTGCAGAAGAGTCCACCGCCTGGCCCATGGTGTCGCGCCCGCTGGAAATGAACGGGCTGGGTTTTGGCATGAAGTGGAACATGGGCTGGATGCACGACAGCCTGGCCTACATGAAGGAGGACCCGGTTCACCGCCGCTACCACCATCACAAGCTCACATTTTCAATGGTGTACGCGTTCAACGAAAACTTCGTGTTGCCGCTCTCGCACGATGAGGTGGTCTACGGCAAGGGCTCGCTCATCCGCAAGATGCCGGGTGACGACTGGCAGCAGTTTGCCAACCTGCGCGCATTGCTCGGCCTGATGTGGACGCACCCTGGCAAGAAGCTGCTGTTCATGGGGGGCGAGTTTGCACAGCGCAGCGAATGGACGCACGAAGGTGAACTGGACTGGGGCAGCCTGCACTGGGGCAGGCACCGGGGGATGCAGGAACTGGTCAAGGCGCTGAACCGGGTGTACCGCGACGAGCCCGCCCTGCACCAGGTGGACTTTGCCGCCGAGGGTTTTGCGTGGGTGGAGCCCGATGACACCACCCACAGCGTGATGGCTTTTCTGCGCAAGCCCCGCGCGAACGAAAACCACGCCGCGCCCGTGCTAGTGGTGTGCAACTTCACCCCAGTGCCGCGTGAGAACTACCTGGTCGGTGTGCCCGAGGCGGGCTGGTGGCAAGAGATTCTGAACACCGACGCCACGGAATTTGGAGGCGCAGGCTGGGGCAACCTGGGTGGTGCACACACCAGCCCCGTGCGGTCGCACCACTGGACGCAATCGCTGTGCCTCACGCTGCCGCCTCTGTCCACCCTCGTGCTCAAGCCCCAGCGGCAGGCAGTCGAGTCTTCTGTGCCAGCAGCGGACGTGCCTGTTGCACTGCCACCCCAACCGCCCATCAGTGCCCCTGCCCATGCCGTCGCATAA
- a CDS encoding BCCT family transporter produces MELFISAGLIVAIVLWGVIAPDALGAVFDTALASITRNFGWFYLWVVLGLVVLAMVLAFSRYGDLKLGQEDDEPEFSIGAWFAMLFAAGMGIGLVFWGVAEPISHYGTPPPGIAPHTPEAANAAMRYAFFHWGLHPWAVYSIVALAIAFFQFRRGGSALVSTAVAALPWLPLRRLAPVVNILAVIATAFGVAASLGMGALQINSGLNATLGMPVGEAWQVGIIVVTTLLFLASAISGVGRGIKWLSAFNLGMAALLALGVFLWGPTVVIIDTFTNTLGSYLSDFVRMSLRMTPFRDSSWVSGWTVFYWAWWVSWSPFVGLFIARVSRGRTIREFILGTVLAPTLAAFIWFTVFGGTALHLEIMQHIPLEAAVKADVSTALFAMFQSLPWGGVMSLVATVLVLVFFVTSGDSATLVLGMMSTGGDENPSARVKVIWGVLVSGIAISLLLAGGVKAVQTATIVFALPFTVVILLMALALWRGVKADWEADDRRDRALRKRMRAMVEPPGQ; encoded by the coding sequence ATGGAACTTTTCATATCGGCGGGCTTGATCGTCGCCATCGTGCTCTGGGGAGTCATCGCTCCAGATGCCTTGGGGGCGGTGTTTGACACCGCGTTGGCGTCCATCACGCGCAACTTTGGCTGGTTTTATCTGTGGGTGGTCCTCGGGCTGGTGGTGCTGGCCATGGTGCTGGCATTCAGCCGGTACGGCGATCTCAAGCTCGGCCAGGAAGACGACGAGCCAGAGTTCTCCATCGGTGCCTGGTTCGCCATGCTGTTTGCGGCGGGCATGGGGATTGGCCTCGTCTTCTGGGGGGTTGCCGAGCCCATCTCCCACTACGGCACACCCCCGCCCGGCATTGCGCCGCACACGCCCGAGGCGGCCAATGCCGCCATGCGCTACGCCTTTTTCCACTGGGGGCTGCACCCCTGGGCGGTGTACAGCATTGTTGCGCTGGCGATTGCGTTCTTCCAGTTCCGGCGCGGAGGCTCGGCGCTGGTGAGCACGGCGGTGGCCGCACTGCCTTGGTTGCCGCTGCGGCGTCTGGCCCCCGTGGTCAACATCCTGGCCGTGATTGCCACCGCCTTCGGGGTGGCGGCATCGCTGGGCATGGGTGCACTACAGATCAACAGCGGCCTGAACGCCACCCTGGGTATGCCGGTGGGGGAAGCCTGGCAAGTGGGCATCATCGTGGTGACGACCTTGCTGTTTCTGGCATCGGCCATTTCGGGCGTGGGGCGGGGCATCAAATGGCTGTCCGCGTTCAACCTGGGCATGGCCGCCCTGCTCGCGCTCGGGGTGTTCCTCTGGGGTCCCACGGTGGTCATCATCGACACCTTCACCAACACCCTGGGTAGCTATCTGAGCGACTTTGTCCGCATGAGCCTGCGCATGACGCCCTTCCGGGACAGCAGCTGGGTCAGCGGCTGGACGGTGTTTTACTGGGCCTGGTGGGTGAGCTGGTCGCCTTTTGTGGGGCTGTTCATCGCGCGGGTCTCACGCGGGCGCACCATTCGCGAATTCATCCTCGGCACCGTGCTGGCGCCCACGCTGGCGGCGTTCATCTGGTTCACCGTGTTCGGCGGCACGGCCCTGCACCTGGAGATCATGCAGCACATCCCGCTGGAAGCCGCCGTCAAGGCCGACGTGTCCACCGCCCTGTTCGCCATGTTCCAGTCCCTGCCCTGGGGTGGCGTGATGTCGCTGGTTGCCACCGTCCTGGTCCTGGTGTTCTTTGTCACGTCAGGAGATTCGGCCACCCTGGTGCTGGGCATGATGAGCACTGGTGGCGACGAGAACCCCTCCGCGCGGGTCAAGGTCATCTGGGGGGTGCTGGTGTCGGGCATTGCCATCAGCCTGCTTCTGGCGGGCGGGGTCAAGGCGGTTCAGACGGCCACCATTGTCTTCGCGCTGCCATTCACCGTGGTCATCCTGCTCATGGCGCTTGCGCTGTGGAGAGGCGTCAAGGCCGACTGGGAAGCCGACGACCGGCGCGACCGGGCCCTGCGAAAACGCATGCGGGCCATGGTGGAGCCGCCCGGCCAATAA
- a CDS encoding acetoacetate--CoA ligase → METSTNTPLRTGAGQPPYVPQIRLYQNWLRAQRGLEFGSYDALWRWSTTELDAFWQSVWDYFDLQSPTPHTAVLARNTMPGAQWFPGAQVNYVRQVLRHVDAAHAAGLPAIISRNEKGNHRELAWPELRRQVASLALHLKAQGVQPGDRVAAYLPNVPEAMIAFLATASIGAVWSICAPDMGTHAVLDRFRQIEPKVLISVDGVTYGGRDHDRTGVLAELRAALPSVQHVVLLGNLNATVSIAGCADWTGATARNDAETAAFEPMWLPFDHPLWIVYSSGTTGLPKPIVHGHGGSMLVALQLKVLHNDIGCSYEANSFGERYHWYSSTGWVMWNAQMSGLLSGTTCVIFDGNPGGSKEHPDWGVLWRFAAETGVTFFGAGAAFFANCMKAGITLSDYGDLTRIRALGTTGSPLSPEVQQWGTAQFEALGTPDMWWNNISGGTDFCGAFIGGNREMPQVPGVMQCRMLGAAVEAWNAEGQPVTDEVGELVCAQPLPSMPLYLWGDKDGSRYLSSYFDMYPAGHGRQPGGGDGPASMGAVWRHGDWLKIDGATGGCIIYGRSDATINRHGLRMGTSEIYSAVESLPEVLDSLVVDLEYLGRESYMPLFVVLRAGVVLDDVLRARINTAVRTALSPRFVPDDIFAVAEVPRTLSGKKQELPIKKLLLGQPIEKVVNRDAMANPGCLDWYVAFAASRA, encoded by the coding sequence ATGGAGACAAGCACAAATACCCCCCTGCGGACGGGCGCAGGGCAGCCGCCCTACGTTCCCCAGATCCGCCTGTACCAGAACTGGCTGCGCGCTCAGCGTGGCCTGGAGTTTGGCAGTTACGACGCGCTGTGGCGCTGGTCCACCACCGAGCTGGATGCCTTCTGGCAAAGCGTGTGGGATTACTTCGATCTGCAGTCGCCCACCCCACACACGGCCGTGCTGGCCAGGAACACCATGCCCGGCGCGCAGTGGTTTCCGGGCGCGCAGGTGAACTATGTGCGGCAGGTGCTGCGGCATGTTGATGCCGCCCACGCGGCGGGCCTGCCCGCCATCATCAGCCGCAACGAAAAGGGCAACCATCGTGAACTTGCCTGGCCCGAGCTGCGCCGCCAGGTCGCGTCACTGGCACTGCACCTGAAGGCGCAGGGCGTGCAGCCCGGCGACCGTGTGGCCGCCTATCTGCCCAACGTGCCCGAGGCCATGATTGCCTTTCTGGCTACGGCGAGCATTGGCGCGGTGTGGAGCATTTGCGCGCCCGATATGGGCACGCATGCGGTGCTCGACCGCTTTCGCCAGATCGAGCCCAAGGTGCTCATCAGCGTGGACGGTGTGACCTACGGCGGGCGCGACCACGACCGCACTGGCGTGCTGGCCGAGCTGCGCGCCGCCCTGCCCAGCGTGCAGCATGTGGTGCTGCTGGGTAACCTAAATGCTACGGTTTCTATAGCTGGTTGCGCTGATTGGACGGGCGCTACAGCCCGAAATGATGCAGAGACTGCGGCATTTGAGCCGATGTGGCTCCCGTTCGACCACCCGCTGTGGATCGTCTATTCCAGCGGCACCACCGGGTTACCGAAGCCCATCGTGCACGGTCACGGTGGCAGCATGCTGGTGGCGCTGCAGCTCAAGGTGCTGCACAACGACATTGGCTGCAGCTACGAGGCCAACAGCTTTGGCGAGCGTTACCACTGGTACAGCTCCACCGGCTGGGTGATGTGGAACGCGCAGATGAGCGGCCTGCTCTCGGGCACCACCTGCGTCATCTTTGATGGCAACCCCGGCGGCAGCAAGGAACACCCCGACTGGGGCGTGCTGTGGCGTTTTGCGGCTGAGACGGGGGTGACCTTCTTCGGCGCGGGCGCGGCATTTTTTGCCAACTGCATGAAGGCGGGCATCACGCTCAGTGACTATGGCGACCTCACGCGCATCCGCGCGCTGGGCACCACGGGCTCGCCGCTCTCGCCCGAGGTGCAGCAGTGGGGGACGGCGCAGTTTGAGGCGCTGGGCACACCCGATATGTGGTGGAACAACATTTCCGGGGGCACGGACTTCTGCGGCGCTTTCATCGGTGGAAACCGCGAGATGCCACAGGTGCCCGGCGTGATGCAATGCCGCATGCTGGGCGCAGCGGTTGAAGCCTGGAATGCCGAAGGCCAGCCAGTGACCGACGAGGTGGGCGAGCTGGTCTGTGCGCAGCCCTTGCCGTCCATGCCGCTGTACCTGTGGGGCGACAAGGACGGAAGCCGTTACCTGTCCAGTTACTTCGACATGTACCCCGCAGGCCACGGCCGCCAACCCGGCGGGGGCGATGGACCCGCGAGCATGGGCGCGGTATGGCGGCATGGCGACTGGCTCAAGATCGACGGGGCCACGGGCGGCTGCATCATCTACGGCCGCAGCGACGCCACCATCAACCGCCACGGCCTGCGCATGGGCACGAGCGAGATCTACAGCGCAGTCGAATCCTTGCCCGAGGTGCTCGACAGCCTGGTCGTGGACCTGGAATACCTGGGCCGCGAGAGCTACATGCCCCTGTTTGTGGTGCTGCGCGCCGGGGTGGTGCTGGACGACGTATTGCGGGCCCGCATCAACACCGCAGTGCGCACCGCTTTAAGCCCGCGCTTTGTGCCGGATGACATCTTTGCCGTGGCGGAAGTGCCCCGCACGCTCAGCGGCAAAAAGCAGGAGCTGCCCATCAAGAAGCTGCTGCTGGGCCAGCCCATCGAGAAGGTGGTGAACAGGGACGCGATGGCCAATCCGGGGTGTCTGGATTGGTATGTGGCGTTTGCTGCAAGTCGGGCCTAG